The following coding sequences lie in one Cannabis sativa cultivar Pink pepper isolate KNU-18-1 chromosome 5, ASM2916894v1, whole genome shotgun sequence genomic window:
- the LOC115716889 gene encoding probable receptor-like protein kinase At5g24010, which yields METRMKLHFLFLSLSFLLLLPVSASFTPLDNYLLNCGSPSNVTLFNRVFIGDSSNLGSDFLSTDRSISFKNQNPSPNLSPVYTTARVFTTASGYNFNIKKNGTHIVRFHFSPFVAPSFPLPSANFTISVNGISVLKNSHVRDTLIKEFIMKIDKAALEIVFTPLGKSGFAYVNAIEVFSAPDDFIVDDGVKYVKADGDVEYKNLSSQVFETIQRINVGGSMLTPFNDTLWRTWLPDEDYLVLASAAKPAVTTHTPNYQKGGASREIAPDNVYMTAQQMNRTNLNVGSRFNVTWKFPVGSGGVPHLVRLHFCDIVSPSLNSLYFSVYINGYSAYRDLDLSTLTIHLLASPVYMDFVVDSDDSGFMQVSIGPSDLSSPSRANAILNGAEIMKMLHAVPLQSNGGVSKKTVWILVGSIVGGVVLLCLVILGIILSFRRRKRRPKPRPRPAESVGWTPLRIFGGSSLSRLSEGTTLASPGPNGYLGLRIPFTEILSATNNFDKNRIVGSGGFGIVYKGVLRDNTKVAVKRGQPGSRQGLPEFQTEITILSKIRHLHLVSLVGYCDEQSEMILIYEYMEKGTLRNHLYSPRSTPLSWKKRLEICIGSARGLHYLHTGSAQGIIHRDIKSTNILLDENYVAKVADFGLSRSGPCLCETHVSTGVKGSFGYLDPEYFRRQQLTDKSDVYSFGVVLFEVLCARPAVDPLLPREQVNLAEWALQWQRKGMLEKIIDRHLVGQIKPSSLKKYGETAEKCLAEYGVDRPTMGDVLWNLEYALQLQESEPQTQQEEVGNVDSQQLSTTTTPSNARRVEEEEEADGSSSLEINSSQVFSQLMTNDGR from the coding sequence ATGGAGACAAGAATGAAGCtacactttctctttctttctctttcctttctccttcttcttccagTATCAGCCTCTTTCACTCCACTAGACAATTACCTTCTCAACTGTGGTTCACCTTCCAATGTTACGCTCTTTAACCGGGTCTTCATTGGTGATTCATCCAATTTGGGTTCGGATTTTCTCTCTACAGACCGGTCTATCTCGTTCAAGAACCAGAACCCATCTCCAAACTTGTCTCCTGTTTACACCACGGCTAGAGTTTTCACCACTGCTTCTGGGTATAACTTCAACATCAAGAAGAATGGGACTCACATAGTACGTTTTCACTTTTCACCTTTTGTTGCTCCTAGTTTTCCATTACCATCTGCAAATTTTACAATTTCTGTAAATGGGATTTCGGTTTTGAAAAATTCCCATGTTAGAGATACTTTGATTAAGGAGTTTATAATGAAAATAGACAAAGCTGCACTTGAAATTGTATTCACCCCCTTGGGTAAGTCGGGTTTCGCTTATGTGAATGCTATTGAAGTTTTTTCTGCCCCTGATGACTTTATTGTTGATGATGGAGTTAAGTATGTTAAAGCTGATGGAGATGTAGAGTACAAGAATCTCTCTTCTCAGGTTTTTGAAACTATTCAGAGAATTAATGTTGGAGGTTCAATGTTAACCCCTTTTAATGATACTTTGTGGAGAACTTGGTTACCTGATGAAGATTATCTTGTTCTAGCATCTGCTGCCAAGCCTGCTGTCACCACTCACACTCCAAATTATCAGAAAGGGGGTGCAAGTAGAGAGATTGCTCCAGATAATGTCTATATGACTGCCCAGCAAATGAATAGGACTAACTTAAATGTTGGCTCTAGATTCAATGTTACTTGGAAATTTCCAGTAGGTTCAGGTGGAGTTCCACACTTGGTTCGTTTGCATTTCTGTGACATTGTTAGTCCTAGTCTTAACTCACTCTACTTCAGTGTGTACATCAATGGGTACTCTGCTTACAGGGATCTTGATCTCTCAACTTTAACTATTCACTTACTTGCTTCTCCAGTGTATAtggattttgttgttgattctgATGATTCAGGATTTATGCAAGTTAGTATTGGCCCTTCTGATCTTAGTTCTCCATCAAGGGCTAATGCCATTTTGAATGGGGCAGAGATAATGAAGATGCTTCATGCCGTCCCTTTGCAGTCAAATGGCGGGGTAAGTAAGAAAACAGTTTGGATTTTGGTGGGTTCAATTGTTGGAGGAGTTGTTCTGCTGTGTTTGGTTATACTTGGAATCATTCTTTCTTTCAGacgaaggaagaggaggccaaaacCAAGACCAAGACCTGCAGAGAGTGTTGGGTGGACGCCTTTACGCATATTTGGAGGCAGTTCACTCAGTAGACTGTCTGAAGGAACCACCCTTGCATCACCAGGACCAAACGGATATCTTGGCTTGAGAATCCCTTTCACTGAGATCCTATCAGCAACAAACAACTTTGACAAGAATAGGATTGTAGGTTCTGGTGGATTTGGTATTGTGTACAAAGGTGTTTTGAGGGACAACACAAAGGTTGCTGTAAAGAGAGGTCAGCCAGGATCTAGGCAGGGCCTTCCTGAGTTCCAGACTGAGATAACAATTTTGTCAAAAATACGCCACCTTCATCTTGTTTCACTTGTTGGGTATTGTGATGAACAATCGGAAATGATATTAATTTATGAATATATGGAAAAGGGAACCTTGAGAAATCATTTGTATAGTCCAAGGTCCACACCATTGTCTTGGAAGAAACGGCTTGAGATCTGCATTGGTTCAGCAAGAGGTCTTCACTACCTTCATACTGGTTCAGCACAAGGAATTATCCACCGAGATATTAAATCAACAAACATTTTGCTTGATGAGAATTATGTGGCCAAAGTGGCAGATTTCGGTCTTTCAAGATCTGGTCCATGTCTCTGTGAAACTCATGTAAGCACTGGTGTGAAAGGTAGTTTCGGCTATCTTGATCCTGAGTACTTTCGCAGGCAGCAACTAACAGATAAGTCAGATGTTTATTCATTTGGAGTTGTGCTCTTTGAAGTTCTTTGTGCTAGGCCAGCCGTTGATCCATTGCTTCCTAGAGAACAGGTGAACTTAGCTGAATGGGCACTTCAATGGCAAAGGAAAGGCATGCTCGAGAAAATAATCGATCGCCATCTTGTTGGACAGATCAAACCAAGCTCGTTGAAAAAGTATGGAGAAACAGCAGAGAAATGTTTGGCTGAATATGGTGTTGATAGGCCAACAATGGGAGATGTGTTATGGAACTTGGAATATGCACTCCAGCTTCAGGAATCTGAACCACAGACTCAACAGGAAGAAGTTGGCAATGTCGATTCGCAGCAGTTGTCAACTACTACAACTCCTAGCAATGCAAGAagagtagaagaagaagaagaagctgacGGCAGTAGTAGTTTAGAAATTAATTCAAGCCAAGTTTTTTCCCAATTAATGACCAATGACGGCAGATAA
- the LOC115716888 gene encoding deSI-like protein At4g17486, with translation MTDVVLHIYDVTNSGSEKTNNTIVQINKIFKDGIGLGGIFHSAVQVFGEDEWSFGFCEQGTGVFSCPAGKNPMYSYREAIILGKTNFPNFKVNQILRELSREWRGDSYDLLSKNCNHFCDEYCERLGVPKLPGWVNRFAHAGDAAMEVAGTTALRFRQAKTEIVTASKVAYRFLLGVTNNVATPTESSGNSNRGSPRFQGTWFKNLVTTGAKPSTSSEIENQEEDFHRQHPHSDVVSQQRQNSQSRHDI, from the exons atgacgGATGTGGTATTGCATATATATGATGTGACAAATAGCGGATCCGAGAAAACGAACAACACCATTGTTCAGATCAATAAGATCTTCAAGGACGGTATTGGTCTTGGGGGTATTTTCCACAGCGCCGTACAG GTTTTTGGTGAGGATGAATGGTCATTTGGGTTCTGTGAGCAAGGAACTGGTGTTTTTAGTTGCCCTGCAGGTAAGAATCCAATGTATTCCTACCGTGAAGCCATTATTCTTGGGAAAACAAACTTTCCAAATTTCAAGGTTAATCAGATCTTGAGGGAGCTTAGCAGAGAGTGGCGTGGAGATTCATAtgatttgttatcaaaaaaTTGCAATCACTTTTGTGATGAGTACTGTGAAAGGCTTGGTGTGCCAAAGCTTCCAG GTTGGGTTAATCGTTTCGCTCATGCTGGTGATGCCGCCATGGAAGTAGCAGGAACCACAGCATTAAGG TTTAGACAAGCTAAAACAGAGATTGTGACAGCAAGCAAAGTGGCATATCGTTTTCTCTTGGGTGTTACCAACAATGTGGCAACACCTACTGAATCCTCTGGAAATTCAAACAGAGGTTCCCCTAGATTTCAAGGTACTTGGTTTAAGAACTTGGTTACAACTGGGGCCAAACCTTCAACTAGTTCAGAGATTGAGAATCAAGAAGAGGATTTTCATCGCCAACACCCGCATTCAGATGTAGTGTCACAACAGCGGCAAAATTCACAATCTCGACATGATATTTGA
- the LOC115724976 gene encoding uncharacterized protein LOC115724976 translates to MDNVACNKMQTVVRKVKKKQVKDELDRQKQAEKKKRRLEKALATSAAIISELEKKKQKKKEEQQRLDEEGAAIAEAVALHVLIGEDSDDSCKIVLNKDEEFNPWECSSSIDFFMGGRRTGLPCQDSSICSLEGIEWVSNGYRSGCKWGGLGKSEWSFSTGHYGRDIHDSFLEEEAGWGGTGFSADLIAAQAVSSLHIAEESDEDTIVLNGMLRR, encoded by the coding sequence ATGGATAACGTTGCGTGTAATAAAATGCAAACGGTTGTGAGAAAAGTGAAGAAGAAGCAAGTAAAGGACGAATTGGATCGTCAAAAGCAGGCCGAGAAGAAGAAAAGACGCCTGGAGAAAGCATTGGCTACTTCAGCAGCCATCATTTCTGAACTTGAAAAGAAGaaacagaaaaagaaagaagaacagCAGAGACTTGATGAAGAGGGCGCTGCAATTGCTGAAGCTGTTGCCCTGCATGTCCTGATTGGTGAAGACTCAGATGATTCGTGTAAGATTGTCTTAAACAAAGATGAGGAATTCAACCCTTGGGAGTGCTCTAGCAGTATTGATTTTTTCATGGGTGGAAGGAGAACAGGTTTACCTTGTCAGGATTCTTCCATATGTTCACTTGAAGGCATTGAATGGGTCTCCAATGGTTACAGATCTGGATGCAAGTGGGGTGGTTTGGGAAAAAGCGAATGGTCATTTTCAACTGGGCATTATGGAAGAGATATTCATGACTCATTTCTTGAGGAAGAAGCAGGTTGGGGAGGTACAGGATTCTCTGCTGATCTTATTGCGGCTCAGGCTGTTTCCTCTCTTCATATCGCAGAGGAATCGGATGAAGACACTATTGTGCTTAACGGAATGCTAAGGCGGTAG